One Miscanthus floridulus cultivar M001 unplaced genomic scaffold, ASM1932011v1 os_2295_1_2, whole genome shotgun sequence DNA segment encodes these proteins:
- the LOC136534780 gene encoding uncharacterized protein, with protein sequence MPKARALGKRAVSPVGSTAEVEQVAGGGDATATAFAEEGHRAEAVAAPFKRPMDVPALAPLKALKVSPSSTAHWVVEAQAAIQRGAASARADPKEPVAQGEAAEVASTQTGEGAPSPREAKARGSDGSEAPSVAEAPQASEVEATEAVVPRTTEATVAGAKAPGTIDAAVAEADMSAVKSAAQEVEVGQALIPPPVQGPSSLQESAREAEVHPISSDDTSRAQEVVDTEVAGTIDQPASTLSEGSSALVWSGSSLGSRLIVLSGQVREQLRGALHTGVKRALAVIASHYISIDLKAISDGYVLPDDDKEADEEVAKLMEVAEGLDTALAKLFEEEVVPPTSSADAGDPEP encoded by the exons ATGCCCAAGGCACGGGCATTGGGaaagcgcgccgtcagcccggtgggctcgacggcagaggtggagcaggtggccggtgggggcgacgcaactgccacCGCCTTCGCAGAGGAGGGTCACCGTGCTGAAGCGGTTGCAGCCCCGTTCAAG CGTCCTATGGATGTGCCCGCCTTGGCGCCACttaaggcactcaaggtgagccctagctccaccgcccactgggtggtggaggcgcaagctgccatacaacgtggcgcggcatcggcgagggccgacccgaaggagccggtcgcccaaggagaggctgctgagGTGGCCTCGACACAGACGGGAGAGGGTGCGCCTTCGCCTCGTGAGGCCAAGGCCCGTGGGTCAGATGGGTCCGAGGCaccctcagttgccgaggccCCCCAGGCCTCCGAGGTCGAGGCGACGGAGGCCGTGGTGCcgaggaccaccgaggccacggtgGCGGGGGCCAAAGCCCCCGGGACCATCGATGCCGCGGTGGCAGAGGCCGACATGAGCGCGGTGAAGTCAGcagcccaggaagtggaggtggGACAAGCCTTAATACCGCCACCGGTTCAAGGCCCATCGTCGTtgcaggagagcgcccgggaggcggaggtccatccgatctcctctgacgatacttcccgggcgcaggAGGTGGTTGACACCGAGGTGGCCGGCACCATAGACCAGCCAGCTTCGACCTtgagcgagggaagctcggccctcgtgtgg tcaggcagctccctcgggagccgcctgattgtgttgagcggccaagtgcgcgagcaactccgaggggcgctgcacacgggcgttAAGCGCGCCCTGGctgtcatcgcctcgcactacatcagcatcgacctcaaggccatcagcgatggctatgtcctgcctgatgatgacaaggaggccgacgaggaggttgcaaagctgatggaggtggcggaGGGCCTCGACACGGCGCTAGCCaaactgttcgaagaggaggtggtccctcccacatcatccgccgatgctggagaccctgagccttga